From Micromonospora carbonacea:
CCCGACGTGGCCGTCCTGCTGCACCTGATGCGGCGCTGGCCGGTCGCCGACGAGCCCGAGGGCGAGGCCGGCGTCACCGCGTAGCCGGGCATTGCGGCAGCCAGGGCGGGGCAGGCGCCCCGGCGTCAGGTGACAGGCCGGTCACCGTCCCTGCGGAGTCCGGACGTCCCGGGCCCGGTCCCCGGCCCAGGCCGCTTCGAGGATCGCGGTGAGGCTGGCGGTGTCGGTCGGGCCCGGGTGGTTCTGGATCAGACGGGTGACGCCACCGGCCAGCTCCGCGAAGCGCGGGAGGTCGGCGCGGGCCACGCCGATGTCCGCCAGGCTGGCCGGGATGCCGATGTCGGCGAGGAGGCCGTCGAGCCAGGTGAGGAACGCGTCCGCGGCCTCGGCGTCCGAGGCGTCGGCCACGTCGAGCCCGCACACCCGGGCGAGGTCGGCCAGCCGGTCGCTGATGGCGTCCCTGGCCGCGTCCAGCGCGTAGGGCAGCAGCAGCCCGACGCCCAGGCCGTGCGGCGTGTGGGTGGCCGCGCCGATGGGGTACTGGAGGGCGTGCGGGGCGCCGTTGCCCGCGTGGGAGAAGGCGAGCCCGGCGAGCATGGACCCGTAGGACATGTCCGCGCGCGCGTCGGTGTCGCCCCCGTCTGCGACCGCGCGCCGCAGGCTGCGGGCGATCCGCTCCGCGGCCAGGAGCGCGTAGTGGTCGGTGACCGGGTTGCGGCCGAGGAACACCTGCTCCACCGGGTCGCGCGGCCCGTGCGGCCGGGGTCGCGCCGTGTAGCTCTCCACCGCGTGACAGAACGCGTCGATGCCGGAGTGGGCGGTGACGGTCGCGGGGCAGGTGTAGGTGAGCTCGGGGTCGACGATGGCGAAGTCGGGCACGATGTGGACGCTGGAGACCCCCACCTTCAGCGCGCGCTCCGGGTCGGTCAGCACCGAGACGGGGGTGAGCTCGGAGCCGGTGCCGGACGTCGTCGGCACCGCGACGAGCGGAATGGTCGGCCCCGGCACCCTCGACTCGCCGTAGAAGTCGCGCGGCGTCCCGCCGTGTCGCCGGATGACGCCGACGATCTTGGCGAGGTCGATCACCGTGCCGCCGCCGATGGCGAGGATCACGTCGGCGTCCACCCGGGCGGCGGCCGAGACGGCCAGGGCGACATCGGTGAGGGGAACGTCCGGGGTCGCGTCGGAGAACACCTCGACGGCCTCGGTCTGCTCCCGCACGGCGGCCACGATCCCGGCGACGCCCGGCTGCCCCAGCAGGACCCGGTCGGTCACGACGAGGACCCGCGAGCCGCTCTCGGCCACCACCCGTGGGATGTTCTGCGCGACCCCTTCGCCCACGATCAGCTGGCGTGGTCCGCGGACGGTCTCAAGCATGTCGGTGCCTCTCCGGAACGTCGGCGGCGGTGTGCTGGGCGGACGTCCAGGTCACCTGCGTGACCGGGACGGCGTCGGCGAGGTCGGCCGCCCGGGTGGCGCAGCCGTCCCCCGGGTGAAGGCCGGTCAGGTCATGGGTGCGCGGGGCGCGGTGATCCGCGGCGAGCGCGCGGGGCGGCGGGACGGTCACGGCAGGTCGATCGCCGCGTAGGTGAGGTCGAGGTATTCGAGGATGCCCTCGTGCGACCCCTCCTTGCCGATCCCGGACTGCTTCACGCCTCCGAACGGGGCCGACGGGTCCGAGATCAGACCACGGTTGATGCCGACCATTCCGGTCTCCAGCCCCTCGGCGAACCGGAGCGCCCGTTGCAGGTCACGGGTGAAGACGTAGCCGACCAGGCCGTGCTCGGTGTCGTTGGCCTTCGCCAGCACCTCGTCGTCGGACGTGAACGGGATGATCGGCGCCACCGGGCCGAAGATCTCCGCCCGGAGCAGCCGGGCGTCCTCGGGCACGTCGACGAGGACCGTCGGCGGGTAGAAGTGGCCCGGCCCGTCCGGACGCCCGCCGCCGACCAGGACCCGCGCGCCGCGGTCGACCGCGTCGGCGACGAGTTCGTCGATCTGGGCGACCGACGCCTCGTCGATCAGCGCCCCGACGTCCACGCCGTCGTCGAGACCGTGGCCCACCGACAGCGCGCCCATCCGCTCGGCGAAGCGCGCCGTGAACTCCTCGCGCACCGGCTCCTCGACGTAGATCCGGTTGGCCGCGATGCAGGACTCCCCGATGTTGCGCATCTTGGCCACCATGGCCCCGTCGAGCGCGACGTCCAGGTCGGCGTCGGCACACACGATCAGGGCCGCGTTGCCGCCCAGCTCCATCGAGGTGCGCAGCACGTTGTCCGCGGCCTGCCGCAGCAGCACGCGCCCGACCTCGGTCGACCCGGTGAACGAGAGCTTGCGGGTCCGGCTGTCGGCCAGCAGCGCGGAGACGACCTTGCCGGAACGCCTGGTGGTCACCACGTTGACGACACCCGGGGGTACGCCGACCTCCTCCATGATGCGGGCCAGCAACAGCATGGTCAGCGGCGTCTGCGCGGCCGGTTTGGTGATCGTCGTGCAGCCGGCGGCCAGCGCGGGAGCGATCTTGCGGGCGCCCATGGCCAACGGAAAGTTCCAGGGCGTCACGAAGACACACGGTCCGACCGGCTTCGGCACGGTGAGGATGCGGTATCCGCCTGCGGGAGCGGTGCCGTAGCGCCCCTCGACGCGTACCGCCTCCTCGGCGAACCACCGGAAGAACTCGGCGCCGTAGGCGACCTCCGCCCGCGCCTCGGCGAGCGGCTTGCCCATCTCCAGCGTGATCAGCCGGGCGATCTCCTCGGACCGCCCGGTCAGGGCCCGGTACGTCGCGGTCAGCAACTCCGACCGCCTCCGCGGCGGGGTCGCCGCCCACCCCGCCATCGCGCCGCTCGCCGCGTCCAGGGCGGCGAGGCCGTCGACGACGTCGGCGTCCGCCACCTCGGCGATGGTCTTGCCGGTGGCCGGATCCTCGACGGCGAAGGTGGCTCCGCTGGCGGCGGCGCGCCAGGCGTCGCCGATCCGCAGCCGCCGGTGCTCGGGGGCCAGGACGTTCGTTGGGTCGCTCATCGCGTCGCCTCCTGTGATCTTCTTGGTCATGTCCGGCGCGCGCCGGCCGCAGTCGCCGGCCGCAGTCGCCCGCAGTCGTCCGCACCGTCGGCGGTGCGGCTACCGCCCCGCCCCGGACAGCGACAGCCCGGTGCCCGCGTCGAACAGGTGCGCCCGGTCCAGGTCGACCGTGACCTGCACCCGTTCGCCCGGCGTGCCGGTGGCGGTGGGTCGTGCCTTGACCTTGAGGATCTCGGTCCCCACCCGGACGTCGACCACCGTCCGGTCGCCGAGCGGTTCGAGCCCGTAGAGTTCGCCCGCCAACGACGCGTCCCCGCGCTGCTCGACGGAGAGGTCCTCCGCGCGTAGGCCCAGCAGCAGCGCCCGGCCCTCCTCCGCCGTGGTCCAGCGGGGCCGCGGCAGCGTCCAGCCCCCCGCGCCGACCAGGCGGTCCCCCTCGGCGTGGCAGGCGAGCAGGCTGATCGGCGGGCTCCCGACGAACCCCGCGACCCACTGGTTGGCCGGCCGCTCGTACACCTCGGTCGGCGTGCCGACCTGTTGCACCTTCCCCTCCTTGAGGACCGCGACCTGGTCGGCCATGGACAGGGCCTCGACCTGGTCGTTGGTCACGTAGACGAAGGTCGCGCCGAGGTTGCGGTGGATGCGGGTGAGCTCGGTGCGCATCTCGACGCGGAGCTTGAGGTCGAGGTTCGTCAGCGGCTCGTCCATGAGGAACGCGCGCGGGCGACGGACCAGCGCCCGGGCCAGGGCGACCCGCTGCATCTCCCCGCCCGACAACTGCGCGGGACGACGCTGGAGCAGCCGTTCGATGTGCAGCAGGCTCGACATCCGCTCGACGGCCGCGGCGATCTCGCCCGAGGACGCGCCGCGTGCCCGCAACGGCGACGCGATGTTCTCGAAGGCCGTGCGTCGCGGGTAGAGGGCGTAGTTCTGGAAGACCATGGCCAGGTCGCGTGCGGCCGGGGTGTCACCGGTCGCGTCCCGGCCGTCCAGGTGCACCGAGCCGGCGTCGAGCTTCTCCAGGCCGGCGATCGCGCGCAGGGTCGTCGTCTTGCCCGCCCCCGAGGGCCCGAGCACGACGAAGAACGCGCCGTCCGGCACGTCGAGGGTCACCCCGTCCAGGGCCTGGACCTTGCCGAAGGACTTGCACAGCCCCTGCACCGCCACGGTTCCCATCAGGCCACCAGTTCTTCCGTGCGTACGTCGTAGACCGCCGGGGTCCCGCCGGTGTGCCGCAGCCCGACCGTCGCGTCGGCGGCGAACCGGACGGTCGGTGGCATCCGCACCCGCACGTCGCGCTCGCCGCCGTGGTCGACCACGTAGATGATCTCGTCGCCCAGCCATTCGGCGGAGACCACGCGGGCCGGGATCGCGCCCTCGGCCCCCGGCGCGGTGACCTCCAGCGCCTCCGGCCGGACGCCGGCGACCAGGCGACGGTCGCGCGGCAGGCCCTGCGGTGGCGTGAGCACCAGCCCGCCCTGGCCGCGCAGCGTCCCGTCGGCCACCTCCACCTCGATCAGGTTGATCGGCGGGGAGCCGATGAACGCGGCGCAGAAGAGGCTCGCCGGCCGGTCGTAGACCTCCAGCGGCGTGCCGACCTGCTCGACGCGGCCCTTGTTGAGGATGGCGATCCGGTGACCGAGCGACATCGCCTCCACCTGGTCGTGGGTGACGTAGACCATGGTCGCCCCCAGCTCGCCCTGCAGGTGCTTGATCTCCGTACGCATGTCGGCCCGCAGCTCCGCGTCCAGGTTGGTGAGGGGTTCGTCCATGAGGAACGCGCGCGGCCGTCGCACCAGGGCGCGGGCGAGCGCGACGCGCTGCTGCTCCCCGCCGGACAACTGGCGGGGTCGCCGGTCCAGCAGCGGACCGAGCCGCATCAGCCGGGCGGCCTCGGCGACCCGCGCCTGCACCTCCGGCTTGGGCAGTCCCTCGGCCCGCAGCGGGAACGCCAGGTTGTCGCGGGTCCTCAGGTGCGGGTAGAGGGCGTAGAACTGGAACACCATGGCGATGTCGCGCTCGGCGGGTGGCAGGTCGTTGACCAGCGTGTCGCCGATGCGGATGTCGCCCGTCGTCTGCCGCTCCAGGCCGGCGATGGCCCGCAGCGTGGTCGTCTTGCCGCAGCCCGAGGGGCCGAGCATCACGAACAGCTCGCCGTCGCCGATGGACAGATCCACGTGCTCGACCGCGACGGTCCCGTCCGGGTAGCGCTTGTGCAGGGCGGTCACCTCGATGCGGGCCATCAGCGTCGCACCGCCCCGAGCGTCACACCGGCGACGAGGTGCTTGCGCACCAGGTAGGCGAAGATGAGCACCGGCAGGGCGAACACCACGGAGGCGGCGGCCACCAGGCCCCAGTCCACGGTGGTGCCGCCGATGAGGCCGGCGATCGCGGGCGGGGCCGTCCGGACGTCGTCGCTGGAGGTGAGGAAGATGGCGAACACGAACTCGTTCCACGAGAAGATGAGGGCGAAGACCGCCGTCGCGGCGATGCCGGGCACGAGCAGGGGGAGGGTGAACTTCCAGAACGCCTGCAGGCGGGTGTAGCCGTCGAGCATGGCGGCGTCCTCGTACT
This genomic window contains:
- a CDS encoding iron-containing alcohol dehydrogenase is translated as MLETVRGPRQLIVGEGVAQNIPRVVAESGSRVLVVTDRVLLGQPGVAGIVAAVREQTEAVEVFSDATPDVPLTDVALAVSAAARVDADVILAIGGGTVIDLAKIVGVIRRHGGTPRDFYGESRVPGPTIPLVAVPTTSGTGSELTPVSVLTDPERALKVGVSSVHIVPDFAIVDPELTYTCPATVTAHSGIDAFCHAVESYTARPRPHGPRDPVEQVFLGRNPVTDHYALLAAERIARSLRRAVADGGDTDARADMSYGSMLAGLAFSHAGNGAPHALQYPIGAATHTPHGLGVGLLLPYALDAARDAISDRLADLARVCGLDVADASDAEAADAFLTWLDGLLADIGIPASLADIGVARADLPRFAELAGGVTRLIQNHPGPTDTASLTAILEAAWAGDRARDVRTPQGR
- a CDS encoding NAD-dependent succinate-semialdehyde dehydrogenase is translated as MSDPTNVLAPEHRRLRIGDAWRAAASGATFAVEDPATGKTIAEVADADVVDGLAALDAASGAMAGWAATPPRRRSELLTATYRALTGRSEEIARLITLEMGKPLAEARAEVAYGAEFFRWFAEEAVRVEGRYGTAPAGGYRILTVPKPVGPCVFVTPWNFPLAMGARKIAPALAAGCTTITKPAAQTPLTMLLLARIMEEVGVPPGVVNVVTTRRSGKVVSALLADSRTRKLSFTGSTEVGRVLLRQAADNVLRTSMELGGNAALIVCADADLDVALDGAMVAKMRNIGESCIAANRIYVEEPVREEFTARFAERMGALSVGHGLDDGVDVGALIDEASVAQIDELVADAVDRGARVLVGGGRPDGPGHFYPPTVLVDVPEDARLLRAEIFGPVAPIIPFTSDDEVLAKANDTEHGLVGYVFTRDLQRALRFAEGLETGMVGINRGLISDPSAPFGGVKQSGIGKEGSHEGILEYLDLTYAAIDLP
- a CDS encoding ABC transporter ATP-binding protein — encoded protein: MGTVAVQGLCKSFGKVQALDGVTLDVPDGAFFVVLGPSGAGKTTTLRAIAGLEKLDAGSVHLDGRDATGDTPAARDLAMVFQNYALYPRRTAFENIASPLRARGASSGEIAAAVERMSSLLHIERLLQRRPAQLSGGEMQRVALARALVRRPRAFLMDEPLTNLDLKLRVEMRTELTRIHRNLGATFVYVTNDQVEALSMADQVAVLKEGKVQQVGTPTEVYERPANQWVAGFVGSPPISLLACHAEGDRLVGAGGWTLPRPRWTTAEEGRALLLGLRAEDLSVEQRGDASLAGELYGLEPLGDRTVVDVRVGTEILKVKARPTATGTPGERVQVTVDLDRAHLFDAGTGLSLSGAGR
- a CDS encoding ABC transporter ATP-binding protein — protein: MARIEVTALHKRYPDGTVAVEHVDLSIGDGELFVMLGPSGCGKTTTLRAIAGLERQTTGDIRIGDTLVNDLPPAERDIAMVFQFYALYPHLRTRDNLAFPLRAEGLPKPEVQARVAEAARLMRLGPLLDRRPRQLSGGEQQRVALARALVRRPRAFLMDEPLTNLDAELRADMRTEIKHLQGELGATMVYVTHDQVEAMSLGHRIAILNKGRVEQVGTPLEVYDRPASLFCAAFIGSPPINLIEVEVADGTLRGQGGLVLTPPQGLPRDRRLVAGVRPEALEVTAPGAEGAIPARVVSAEWLGDEIIYVVDHGGERDVRVRMPPTVRFAADATVGLRHTGGTPAVYDVRTEELVA